One genomic window of Ostrinia nubilalis chromosome W, ilOstNubi1.1, whole genome shotgun sequence includes the following:
- the LOC135086310 gene encoding piggyBac transposable element-derived protein 4-like, producing MTAEWEDNDKIQQNAGSDLDDDLLDTGTVNIGEHRHRNVNDYPADLSDISSEHLHQLHLLDAEDDSALRDIADNEDLLHFAWSSDPQVFTGTREDFHGPSGPTFLVEGATPLDIFEKIWDEAIIEHIIKETNRYAFQLFSQTNLTPQSRIRRWTDITRDELWAFFGIIMLHSFVPNPVEKEYWYPLLPDLQIGNFKNRMSFRRFCLIKKCLHFVDNTSIAEPSTREQKKLTKIQPILNHLNDKFSSLYLPEQNIAIDESLLLWKGRLSFSQLIANKAARVGVKSYELCESRTGYLWKMEVYAGKSCDPSESVDPQRGTNEPEGATSQIVYRLVRPLLDKGKFFFTDGQLL from the coding sequence ATGACTGCCGAGTGGGAAGACAATGACAAGATCCAGCAAAACGCAGGCAGCGATTTGGATGACGATCTGCTGGATACAGGCACCGTTAACATTGGCGAACACCGGCACAGGAATGTCAACGATTATCCAGCAGATTTGTCAGATATATCTTCTGAGCATCTGCACCAATTGCACCTGTTAGATGCTGAAGACGATTCTGCATTACGGGACATAGCAGATAATGAAGACTTGCTGCATTTTGCCTGGAGCAGCGACCCCCAAGTCTTTACCGGAACCAGAGAAGATTTCCATGGTCCATCGGGCCCAACATTCCTAGTGGAGGGTGCCACCCCACTCGACATTTTCGAGAAGATTTGGGACGAAGCTATTATAGAGCATATTATAAAGGAGACCAATAGATATGCCTTCCAACTTTTTAGTCAGACAAATTTAACGCCGCAGTCCAGGATAAGACGGTGGACTGACATCACGCGAGACGAACTATGGGCCTTCTTTGGGATAATAATGTTACACAGCTTTGTCCCAAATCCCGTCGAAAAAGAGTATTGGTATCCTCTACTGCCCGATCTTCAGATCGGCAACTTTAAAAACAGAATGTCCTTCAGACGGTTCTGTTTAATTAAGAAATGTCTGCATTTCGTAGACAACACTTCGATAGCTGAGCCCTCTACACgtgaacaaaaaaaacttacgaaaatTCAGCCCATACTGAATCATTTGAATGATAAATTTAGCAGTTTATACCTACCCGAGCAGAACATAGCGATCGATGAGTCTCTCCTTCTTTGGAAAGGGAGACTCTCGTTCTCCCAACTCATCGCCAACAAAGCTGCTCGGGTAGGCGTAAAAAGCTATGAGTTGTGCGAGTCCCGAACAGGGTATCTGTGGAAGATGGAGGTGTACGCTGGAAAGAGCTGCGATCCATCAGAAAGTGTAGACCCGCAAAGGGGGACGAACGAACCTGAGGGGGCCACGTCCCAAATCGTGTATCGCCTTGTTCGTCCTCTTTTAGATAaaggaaaatttttttttactgatggACAACTTTTATAA